Proteins encoded by one window of Salvia splendens isolate huo1 chromosome 7, SspV2, whole genome shotgun sequence:
- the LOC121810659 gene encoding uncharacterized protein LOC121810659 produces MAPKRKQTTPEEAAPVVRRSARLSSAAVAADPEPPKKKQTKPKAETKTKAETKAKAKAKAETKTKASSEEEGGEAVEKAEGAKTIVIEHCKQCTQFKRRAMKVKEELEKEVAGVNVVVNGEKPRRGCFEIREEGGEVFVSLLGMKRPFPPLKTLDMDKLISDILHKIR; encoded by the coding sequence ATGGCACCCAAACGGAAACAGACAACCCCCGAAGAAGCCGCCCCCGTTGTCCGGAGGTCCGCCCGCCTCTCCAGCGCCGCCGTCGCTGCCGACCCAGAGCCACCCAAGAAGAAGCAAACCAAACCCAAAGCCGAAACCAAAACCAAAGCTGAAACCAAAGCCAAAGCCAAAGCCAAAGCCGAAACCAAGACTAAGGCTTCCAGCGAGGAAGAAGGTGGAGAGGCGGTGGAGAAAGCGGAAGGCGCGAAGACTATCGTGATAGAGCACTGCAAACAGTGCACACAGTTCAAGAGGAGGGCGATGAAGGTGAAGGAGGAGCTTGAGAAGGAGGTCGCCGGAGTCAACGTGGTGGTCAACGGGGAGAAGCCGAGGAGGGGCTGCTTCGAGATTCGTGAGGAAGGGGGAGAGGTCTTCGTCAGCTTGCTGGGCATGAAGAGGCCCTTTCCGCCGCTCAAGACACTCGACATGGACAAGCTCATCTCCGACATTCTTCACAAGATCCGATGA
- the LOC121811107 gene encoding uncharacterized protein LOC121811107: protein MDSFTLSTTANSTSLSSIQFFSQPVYHAKKSGILNFPGRKPKKFWVSASRDEPQLDDWDRMELKFGRMIGEDPKITLAKIMGRKSNPDVSYLEIEKLLDKKKGRALDEGVEEIPFDFPGQKKSVKFVQGLNLVRPVLKKGSKFEETAKPVETSAKSPISRPMKKASEASEDTKSSIPDVILRKPRSFNEDDGASGSTRFGMRPNLSLRMGNEPQKERFSDITLLRKPEPLTSGSEVGEEDSRPNSTGLVENSSTEGSGSAPLLKKPELMKLNSNAEANHDSPKEHTELGSNDVMTENRTDVSNSDNRQATTNTINQNWFHETNQDESGSDEGLGKELQADMRSGGQTFTSDELPISTHAVSIDTILIGKPERLDPAVKPADQKIRNEAVPINPDSLGNPADLENFIASSPIKEREEDDWTRVEQLVKNGEREEVELTSANTRGFVVSFGSLIGFLPYRNLAARWKFLAFESWLRRKGLDPSLYRQNLAIIGKYEASRVMDSPESVKSLEIDSKTGEALTQDVKLEDLLMLYDQEKLKFLSSFVGQRIYVGVVSADRNSRRLIFSIKPKEKEELVEKKRELMARLSVGDIVKCCIKKITYFGVFVEVEGVSALIHQTEVSWDATLDPISYFKVGQIVDAKVHQLDFSLERIFLSLKEIMPDPLMETLEAVVGDQNTLDGRLEVAEANSEWVEVESLMKELRQIDGIQSVSKGRYFLSPGLAPTFQVYMASMFERQYKLLARAGNQVQEVMVETCLSKEELKAVILTCTNRVA, encoded by the exons ATGGATAGTTTCACGCTCAGTACTACCGCCAATTCCACCTCTCTCTCTTCAATTCAATTCTTTTCACAACCCGTTTATCATGCCAAGAAATCCGGTATACTGAATTTCCCTGGCAGAAAACCCAAAAAGTTTTGGGTTTCTGCCTCAAGAGATGAACCGCAGCTTGATGACTGGGATAGAATGGAGCTTAAATTTGGTAGAATGATTGGGGAAGACCCCAAAATCACTTTAGCCAAG ATAATGGGTAGAAAATCGAATCCAGATGTGTCTTATTTGGAGATTGAGAAGTTATTAGATAAGAAGAAGGGGAGAGCACTGGATGAAGGCGTAGAGGAGATCCCATTCGATTTTCCGGGTCAAAAGAAGTCAGTGAAATTCGTGCAAGGGCTAAATTTGGTCCGACCTGTATTAAAGAAAGGATCCAAGTTCGAAGAAACTGCTAAACCTGTGGAAACAAGTGCTAAAAGTCCTATCAGTCGTCCTATGAAAAAGGCTTCAGAGGCTTCAGAAGACACTAAAAGCAGCATTCCTGATGTTATCTTGCGAAAACCAAGATCATTTAATGAGGATGATGGTGCGAGTGGATCCACAAGGTTCGGAATGAGGCCAAACTTATCACTGAGAATGGGAAATGAGCCGCAGAAAGAGAGGTTTAGTGATATTACGTTGTTAAGGAAACCTGAACCATTGACATCCGGATCTGAAGTTGGAGAAGAAGACAGCCGCCCAAATTCTACTGGATTGGTGGAAAATTCATCTACTGAAGGAAGCGGTTCTGCCCCTCTTCTTAAGAAGCCAGAGCTGATGAAGCTCAATTCAAATGCCGAAGCCAATCATGATTCACCAAAAGAGCATACTGAACTTGGCTCCAATGATGTTATGACCGAGAATAGGACGGATGTTTCCAACTCAGATAATCGTCAAGCAACTACAAACACCATCAATCAAAACTGGTTCCATGAAACCAATCAAGATGAATCTGGTTCAGATGAGGGGTTGGGAAAAG AATTGCAGGCTGATATGCGGTCTGGTGGGCAAACATTCACTTCCGATGAACTTCCTATAAGTACACATGCAGTGTCTATAGATACTATTCTTATAGGCAAACCAGAAAG ATTAGATCCCGCTGTTAAACCAGCAGATCAGAAAATTAGAAATGAGGCAGTTCCAATAAACCCTGACAGCTTGGGTAATCCAGCAGATCTGGAGAACTTCATTGCGTCATCACCCATTAAG GAACGGGAGGAGGATGACTGGACTAGAGTAGAACAGCTGGTTAAGAATGGAGAAAGAGAAGAAGTGGAATTGACCAGCGCCAATACTAGAGGATTCGTT GTATCATTTGGCTCCTTGATTGGTTTTCTACCATATCGTAATCTTGCTGCTAGGTGGAAATTCTTAGCTTTTGAGTCCTGGTTGAGAAGAAAAGGTTTAGATCCATCCCTTTACAGGCAGAACCTGGCCATAATTGGAAAGTATGAAGCTAGTAGAGTGATGGATTCTCCCGAGTCTGTGAAAAGTTTAGAAATTGATAGCAAGACTGGTGAGGCATTGACACAAGATGTGAAACTGGAGGATCTTCTTATGCTCTATGACCAAGAGAAACTTAAATTCTTATCGTCCTTTGTTGGTCAG AGAATCTACGTGGGAGTAGTATCAGCTGACAGAAATTCTCGGAGGCTAATATTTTCCATAAAaccaaaagagaaagaagaattagTTGAAAAGAAGAGAGAACTCATG GCACGTCTGAGTGTTGGAGATATAGTCAAGTGCTGCATTAAAAAGATTACATACTTCGGTGTCTTTGTTGAG GTTGAAGGGGTTTCTGCGCTTATTCACCAGACAGAAGTTTCTTGGGATGCCACCTTGGACCCTATATCATACTTCAAAGTTGGCCAG ATTGTCGATGCCAAAGTCCATCAATTGGATTTTTCGCTTGAACgtatatttttgtcattaaaggAAATAATG CCGGATCCCCTGATGGAGACCTTGGAGGCCGTGGTTGGTGATCAGAATACTTTGGATGGTAGACTCGAAGTAGCTGAGGCAAATTCTGAG TGGGTCGAGGTTGAGTCGCTGATGAAAGAACTGCGGCAGATTGATGGAATCCAGTCTGTGTCAAAAGGACGGTACTTTTTGAGCCCCGGTTTGGCACCTACTTTTCAG GTTTATATGGCCTCTATGTTTGAAAGGCAGTACAAATTGCTTGCTCGAGCTGGAAATCAAGTACAAGAG GTAATGGTGGAAACTTGTTTGAGCAAAGAGGAGCTGAAAGCTGTTATCCTGACCTGCACCAACAGGGTGGCCTGA
- the LOC121810660 gene encoding eukaryotic translation initiation factor 4B3-like, whose product MAATVKTAWAKPGAWALEAEENESELLQQQEEMVAAPNGHSETADFPSLALAKTKKKKKQPAAFQAKGLTTDELMALPTSPRERTTEELDRNKLGGGFRSYGGGMRDEQSRRQGSFNRESNRELAPSRADETDNWTAGKRSSAGSGFERRERGVRV is encoded by the exons ATGGCGGCTACGGTGAAGACAGCGTGGGCGAAGCCAGGCGCGTGGGCTCTGGAAGCGGAGGAGAACGAGTCGGAGCTCCTCCAGCAGCAGGAGGAAATGGTGGCGGCGCCAAACGGCCACTCTGAGACGGCGGATTTCCCGTCCCTGGCTCTGGCGAAGactaagaagaaaaagaagcag CCGGCGGCCTTCCAGGCGAAGGGGTTGACGACGGACGAGCTGATGGCTCTCCCGACGAGTCCGCGAGAGCGGACGACGGAAGAGCTCGATCGGAACAAGCTAGGAGGGGGATTCAGATCCTACGGCGGCGGGATGAGGGATGAGCAGTCGCGGCGCCAGGGGAGTTTCAATCGGGAGTCAAATCGCGAATTGGCGCCGTCTAGGGCTGATGAGACTGATAATTGGACGGCGGGTAAGAGGTCTTCTGCTGGTAGTGGGTTtgagaggagagagaggggggTCAGAGTGTAA
- the LOC121810661 gene encoding LIM domain-containing protein WLIM2b-like encodes MSSSSYGTTQKCHTCQKVVHVAEMFSADGIPYHKNCFKCDTCNARLAISNYSTVDGKLYCKPHFEQLFRETGSFTTKKFQSSLSGKHPELNRTPSKVSTMFSGTLEKCAACKKTVYPLEKVTVEGEFYHQLCFRCAHGGCTLTMSSYAALDGIPYCKTHFAQLFKETGSYNHLTKTSSLKKNAVALDLDLGDPPAEIEPDAPAEPAPEEET; translated from the exons ATGTCGTCGTCTTCCTATGGCACGACGCAGAAATGCCATACTTGCCAAAAAGTTGTGCATGTTGCGGAAATGTTTTCCGCTGATGGAATTCCCTATCACAAGAATTGTTTCAAATGCGACACTTGCAATGCACGTCTCGCT ATAAGCAACTACTCAACAGTGGATGGGAAACTCTACTGCAAGCCTCATTTTGAACAACTCTTCAGGGAGACAGGCAGCTTCACTACTAAGAAGTTTCAATCAAGCTTAA GTGGCAAACATCCAGAACTG AATAGGACTCCTAGTAAAGTGTCAACCATGTTTTCTGGCACGTTAGAAAAGTGTGCAGCCTGTAAAAAAACTGTCTACCCACTCGAGAAG GTGACGGTGGAGGGAGAATTTTATCACCAGCTATGCTTTAGGTGTGCTCATGGAGGTTGCACCCTAACCATGTCGTCTTACGCGGCCCTCGATGGAATCCCCTACTGCAAGACTCACTTTGCTCAGCTCTTCAAGGAGACGGGCAGCTACAACCATCTCACCAAGACTAGTTCTCTCAAGAAAAATGCTGTAGCCCTAGATCTTGATTTGGGCGACCCGCCTGCCGAGATCGAACCCGACGCCCCGGCTGAGCCTGCCCCAGAAGAAGAGACATAG
- the LOC121810662 gene encoding nuclear transcription factor Y subunit C-2-like yields the protein MRQPGAYSNLLSGGKTGPHSLPLARIKKIMKKSGEDVKMISGEAPIVFSKACELFIEELTKRAWAMTLQRKTRTMHKEDVAAAVMETDIFDFLVGLVSHTPNPSAAIES from the coding sequence ATGAGGCAACCGGGGGCGTACTCTAATCTTCTGAGTGGGGGCAAGACGGGACCTCATTCGCTGCCACTAGCAAGAATCAAGAAGATCATGAAGAAATCAGGTGAggatgtgaaaatgatatcggGGGAAGCCCCCATCGTGTTCTCCAAGGCGTGTGAGTTGTTCATCGAAGAGTTGACGAAAAGGGCGTGGGCGATGACGCTGCAAAGGAAGACAAGGACAATGCACAAGGAAGATGTGGCTGCTGCTGTTATGGAAACTGATATATTTGATTTCCTTGTTGGCCTTGTCTCTCACACTCCTAACCCTAGTGCTGCTATCGAGTCTTGA
- the LOC121810663 gene encoding uncharacterized protein LOC121810663 encodes MFKSARWRSDKNKVKVVFKLQFHAAKVLQNGGDALIVSVVPADNGKPTVKSDKALIRDESCFWENPVYETVKFSREPKTGKIHERMYCFVVGTGASKGGVLGEASIDFSNYVELNKVSLVALPLKNSKTEAVLNLSIQRIQEEIEETESVKLYKENSLKSQLNNVDEDGTIKSSSDDLPLNKTVTHIVKFNGNRRTSSGSDLTISSSDGSCGVEIPWQPQIKNGSAHQEPASDWSGNSALEVSTDDSSGTPRDTFLRHNSDESSGIVIEKLKSEVAALSRQAEISELELQTLRKQIVKESKRGQDLFREHACLKEERDALKGESDMLNASRIRIDEARSRTNSLDEGGEPYAIVEELRQELKHAKELNANLRVQLQKTQESNSELLLAVKDLEEMLEQKDGDALNLTSGSSTKDVEEKTYRAGQKHRFLNDSDDEEQKALEELVKEHDDTKQSYVLEQQIMDMRSEIEIYKRDKDELEMQMEQLALDYEIMKREP; translated from the exons ATGTTCAAGTCGGCGCGGTGGAGGAGCGACAAGAACAAGGTCAAAGTAGTGTTTAAGTTGCAGTTTCATGCAGCTAAG GTGTTGCAAAATGGAGGGGATGCACTGATAGTATCTGTTGTTCCTGCGGATAATGGAAAGCCTACAGTTAAATCGGACAAGGCATTAATTCGGGATGAGAGTTGTTTCTGGGAGAATCCAGTGTATGAGACTGTGAAGTTCAGTCGAGAACCCAAAACAGGGAAGATTCATGAGAGGATGTACTGCTTTGTTGTAGGGACG GGAGCGTCTAAAGGTGGAGTTCTTGGAGAAGCCTCAATTGATTTCTCAAATTATGTGGAGTTAAATAAGGTTTCCCTGGTTGCTCTTCCCCTCAAGAACTCAAAAACTGAAGCTGTATTGAAT TTATCAATTCAGAGGATCCAAGA AGAGATCGAAGAAACTGAGAGTGTAAAACTATATAAAGAAAACAGCCTGAAGTCGCAGTTGAACAATGTCGACGAAGATGGAACCATAAAGAGCAGTTCTGAT GATCTGCCATTGAACAAGACTGTTACCCACATCGTTAAATTCAATGGCAACCGTCGAACATCCAGTGGATCTGATCTAACGATTTCAAGCTCTGATGGCAGTTGTGGAGTTGAGATACCATGGCAACCTCAGATCAAGAATGGCAGTGCCCATCAAGAGCCTGCTTCA GATTGGTCAGGCAATTCTGCACTTGAAGTTAGTACAGACGACTCATCTGGAACCCCTAGAGACACCTTTCTAAGGCATAATTCGGATGAATCCTCGGGTATTGTGATTGAGAAGCTCAAATCCGAAGTTGCTGCTTTATCCAGACAAGCAGAGATCTCTGAGTTAGAACTTCAGACACTTCGTAAGCAGATTGTGAAGGAGAGCAAAAGGGGGCAAGATCTTTTTAGAGAGCATGCTTGCTTGAAAGAGGAAAGAGATGCTCTGAAGGGAGAGAGTGATATGCTCAATGCTTCAAGGATACGAATAGACGAAGCAAGAAGTAGAACAAATTCGCTAGATGAGGGAGGGGAGCCTTATGCGATTGTTGAAGAACTGAGGCAAGAGCTGAAACATGCTAAAGAACTAAATGCCAATCTCAGAGTTCAACTTCAAAAGACTCAGGAATCAAACTCTGAACTATTGCTTGCAGTGAAGGACCTTGAGGAGATGTTGGAGCAGAAAGACGGAGATGCATTGAACCTCACAAGTGGATCATCGACTAAAGACGTGGAAGAAAAGACTTACAGAGCAGGCCAAAAACATCGATTTCTCAATGACAGTGATGATGAAGAACAGAAAGCTCTTGAGGAGCTCGTGAAGGAGCATGATGACACCAAGCAATCATATGTTCTAGAACAACAAATCATGGACATGCGTAGTGAAATAGAAATCTACAAGCGAGATAAAGACGAGCTAGAGATGCAAATGGAGCAGCTTGCACTTGATTATGAAATCATGAAGAGAGAACCATGA
- the LOC121810908 gene encoding myosin-11-like translates to MSYKLEQSELQEQLKMQYECTSSYATTHELETQIENLEHELRRQSKESADAFVKISELETHVKSLEEDLENQLHGFEADLEDLMSSKVELEQRAIRAEDILRKTRSQNASTAKRIQEEFRRLSVQMATTFESNEKLAAKALAEGNELRLEKFHLEVAIKKTFEEHQSVKSSYEDSLCQLASQVKSMTNQIEKMQSEIDDKTSQLEYQKKQTEESQRLLSVEVLKLKEEISTCGSMNKTFSEDLGCKEILLHELEQIRNSIKEMDSLVLQGNEEKIVLQNRIASLKNDAKDSQKELNKMRCLLEEKELIVGTLQSELESLHSQYDEIKHSLSQYELENEELRKKVSQLKEDLKKNEDALRSMEKMMKDVVKATSETLKPVICGSIEVADLKERIKLLEGQIKLKESALEISNNSFLEKEKELHHKTKELERRMEVLNQTTIQYENGLEKIATISDEQDPNVRSIEEATKNDEDSTNLNGHNDNPQDAQECPRHHNELTNEMELLQERNRLMEAELKEMQERYSEISLKFAEVEGERQQLVMKVRNLKNKKNHHTAA, encoded by the exons ATGTCATATAAGCTAGAGCAGAGCGAGCTTCAGGAGCAACTGAAAATGCAGTATGAATGTACATCCTCTTATGCTACTACTCATGAACTTGAAACTCAGATAGAAAACCTAGAGCATGAACTCAGAAGGCAGTCAAAAGAATCGGCAGATGCATTTGTCAAAATCAGTGAACTAGAAACTCATGTCAAGAGCTTGGAAGAAGACCTTGAAAATCAATTACATGGATTTGAAGCTGATCTGGAAGATCTTATGAGCTCAAAAGTGGAGCTGGAGCAAAGGGCTATAAGAGCTGAAGATATATTGAGAAAGACACGGTCGCAAAATGCTAGCACAGCAAAAAGGATTCAGGAGGAATTTAGAAGGCTTTCGGTGCAGATGGCGACTACGTTTGAATCCAATGAGAAACTGGCTGCCAAAGCTCTAGCCGAAGGAAACGAGCTTCGTCTAGAGAAATTTCATTTAGAAGTAGCCATCAAGAAAACTTTTGAAGAGCATCAATCAGTCAAGAGTAGTTATGAGGATAGTTTGTGTCAGCTTGCCAGTCAAGTTAAATCTATGACTAATCAAATAGAAAAGATGCAGTCAGAAATCGATGATAAAACATCGCAGCTTGAATATCAGAAAAAGCAGACTGAAGAATCCCAGAGGCTCCTTTCAGTCGAAGTTTTAAAGCTCAAGGAAGAGATTAGCACATGTGGGAGTATGAATAAAACATTTTCGGAGGACTTAGGGTGTAAAGAGATACTCTTGCATGAGTTGGAACAAATTAGGAACTCCATCAAGGAAATGGACTCGCTTGTGTTGCAAGGGAATGAAGAAAAAATTGTTCTACAAAACAGGATTGCATCATTGAAAAATGATGCTAAGGACTCACAGAAGGAACTGAATAAAATGAGATGTCTTCTGGAAGAAAAAGAATTGATTGTTGGGACTTTGCAGTCAGAGCTAGAGTCCCTTCACTCACAGTACGACGAAATAAAGCATTCCCTATCACAGTATGAATTGGAAAATGAGGAGTTGAGGAAAAAAGTTTCTCAGTTAAAAGAGGActtgaagaaaaatgaagatGCCCTCAGAAGCatggagaagatgatgaaggATGTAGTCAAAGCAACTTCGGAAACTCTGAAGCCTGTTATTTGTGGCTCCATAGAAGTTGCAGATCTTAAAGAGAGAATTAAGTTACTTGAG GGTCAGATCAAGTTAAAGGAAAGTGCTCtggaaatatcaaataattcattTCTTGAGAAGGAAAAGGAACTTCATCACAAAACCAAAGAGTTAGAACGAAGAATGGAAGTACTCAACCAAACCACCATTCAATATGAGAATGGACTTGAAAAG ATAGCTACGATTTCAGATGAGCAGGATCCAAATGTCAGATCAATTGAAGAAGCAACAAAGAATGATGAAGATTCAACCAATCTCAATGG CCACAACGACAATCCACAAGATGCCCAAGAATGTCCAAGGCATCATAATGAATTAACAAATGAGATGGAACTATTGCAAGAGAGGAACAGGTTGATGGAGGCAGAACTGAAGGAGATGCAGGAGAGGTATTCAGAAATAAGCCTCAAGTTTGCAGAAGTTGAAGGGGAACGACAACAACTCGTAATGAAAGTACGCAACCTCAAGAACAAGAAAAATCACCATACCGCTGCCTAA